Proteins encoded by one window of Mycolicibacterium sp. ND9-15:
- the uvrA gene encoding excinuclease ABC subunit UvrA: protein MADRLVVKGAREHNLRSVDLDLPRDALIVFTGLSGSGKSSLAFDTIFAEGQRRYVESLSAYARQFLGQMDKPDVDFIEGLSPAVSIDQKSTNRNPRSTVGTITEVYDYLRLLYARAGTPHCPVCGERIARQTPQQIVDQVLAMDEGLRFQVLAPVVRTRKGEFVDLFDKLNTQGYSRVRVDGVVYPLTDPPKLKKQEKHDIEVVVDRLTVKATAKQRLTDSVETALNLADGIVVLEFVDREDDHPHREQRFSEKLACPNGHPLAVDDLEPRSFSFNSPYGACPECLGLGIRKEVDPELVVPDPDLTLAEGAIAPWSMGQTAEYFTRMLAGLGDALGFDVDTPWKKLPAKARKAILEGCDEQVHVRYKNRYGRTRSYYADFEGVMAFLHRRMEQTDSEQMKERYEGFMRDVPCPECEGTRLKPEILAVTLTAGEFGAKSIAEVAELSIAGCSEFLNALTLGTREQAIAGQVLKEIQSRLGFLLDVGLDYLSLSRAAATLSGGEAQRIRLATQIGSGLVGVLYVLDEPSIGLHQRDNRRLIDTLVRLRDLGNTLIVVEHDLDTIAHADWVVDIGPAAGEHGGQIVHSGPYEELLKNPESLTGAYLSGKEEIEVPAIRRPVDKKRQLTVVGAREHNLREIDVAFPLGVLTSVTGVSGSGKSTLVNDILASVLANKLNGARQVPGRHTRVTGLDKLDKLVRVDQSPIGRTPRSNPATYTGVFDKIRTLFAATTEAKVRGYQPGRFSFNVKGGRCEACSGDGTIKIEMNFLPDVYVPCEVCQGARYNRETLEVHYKGKTIAEVLDMSIEEATEFFEPITSIHRYLKTLVDVGLGYVRLGQPAPTLSGGEAQRVKLASELQKRSTGRTVYILDEPTTGLHFEDIRKLLKVINGLVDKGNTVIVIEHNLDVIKTSDWIVDMGPEGGAGGGTLVASGTPEDVATNPDSYTGHFLAECLGIPRPKPQTRNRRKAKVSA, encoded by the coding sequence GTGGCTGACCGCCTTGTCGTCAAGGGTGCGCGCGAGCACAACCTGCGCAGCGTCGATCTTGATCTACCGCGCGACGCGCTGATCGTGTTCACCGGGCTGTCGGGTTCGGGGAAGTCGTCGCTGGCCTTCGACACGATCTTCGCCGAAGGTCAGCGCCGCTACGTCGAGTCGCTGTCGGCCTATGCGCGCCAGTTCCTCGGCCAGATGGACAAACCCGACGTCGACTTCATCGAGGGCCTGTCGCCGGCGGTGTCCATCGACCAGAAGTCGACCAACCGCAACCCCCGGTCGACGGTCGGCACCATCACCGAGGTCTACGACTACCTGCGCCTGCTGTACGCCCGGGCCGGCACGCCGCACTGCCCGGTGTGCGGTGAGCGCATCGCCCGCCAGACCCCACAGCAGATCGTCGACCAGGTGCTCGCCATGGACGAGGGCCTGCGCTTCCAGGTGCTCGCTCCGGTGGTCCGCACGCGTAAGGGCGAGTTCGTCGACCTGTTCGACAAGCTGAACACGCAGGGTTACAGCCGCGTGCGAGTCGACGGCGTGGTGTATCCGCTCACCGATCCGCCGAAGCTCAAGAAACAGGAGAAGCACGACATCGAGGTGGTCGTCGACCGGCTCACCGTGAAGGCCACCGCCAAGCAGCGGCTGACCGACTCGGTGGAGACCGCGCTCAACCTCGCCGACGGCATCGTCGTGCTGGAGTTCGTCGACCGCGAAGACGACCATCCCCACCGCGAACAACGGTTCTCCGAGAAGTTGGCCTGCCCCAACGGCCATCCGCTGGCCGTCGACGACCTCGAGCCGCGGTCGTTCTCGTTCAACTCGCCCTACGGCGCGTGTCCGGAATGTCTCGGCTTGGGCATTCGCAAAGAGGTCGATCCCGAACTGGTCGTGCCCGACCCCGATCTGACCCTGGCCGAGGGCGCGATCGCCCCCTGGTCGATGGGGCAGACGGCGGAGTACTTCACGAGGATGCTGGCGGGCCTCGGCGACGCGCTTGGGTTCGACGTCGACACGCCGTGGAAGAAGCTGCCGGCCAAAGCCCGTAAGGCGATCCTCGAGGGTTGCGACGAGCAGGTGCATGTGCGGTACAAGAACCGGTACGGCCGAACCCGTTCGTACTACGCCGATTTCGAAGGTGTGATGGCGTTTCTGCACCGCCGCATGGAGCAGACCGACTCCGAGCAGATGAAGGAGCGCTACGAGGGTTTCATGCGCGACGTACCCTGTCCGGAGTGCGAGGGCACGCGCCTGAAGCCGGAGATCCTGGCGGTGACGTTGACAGCGGGGGAGTTCGGCGCAAAATCCATCGCCGAGGTCGCCGAACTGTCGATCGCGGGGTGCTCGGAGTTTCTCAACGCGCTGACGCTGGGTACACGCGAGCAGGCCATCGCGGGCCAGGTGCTCAAGGAGATCCAGTCGCGGTTGGGCTTTTTGCTCGACGTGGGCCTGGACTACCTGTCGCTCTCGCGGGCCGCGGCCACGCTGTCCGGCGGTGAGGCACAACGTATTCGGTTGGCCACCCAGATCGGTTCGGGTCTCGTGGGCGTGCTCTACGTGCTCGACGAGCCGTCGATCGGCCTGCACCAGCGGGACAACCGCCGACTTATCGACACGCTGGTCCGGCTGCGGGATCTGGGCAACACGCTGATCGTCGTCGAGCACGACCTGGACACCATCGCCCATGCCGACTGGGTCGTCGACATCGGTCCGGCAGCGGGCGAGCACGGCGGTCAGATCGTGCACAGCGGGCCCTACGAAGAACTCCTGAAGAACCCCGAATCGCTTACCGGAGCCTATCTTTCGGGCAAGGAAGAGATCGAGGTGCCGGCGATCCGGCGGCCGGTCGACAAGAAGCGGCAGCTGACGGTCGTCGGCGCGCGCGAGCACAACCTGCGCGAGATCGACGTGGCCTTCCCGCTGGGGGTGCTGACATCGGTCACCGGGGTGTCGGGATCGGGTAAGTCGACGCTGGTGAACGACATCCTGGCGTCGGTGCTGGCCAACAAGCTCAACGGCGCCCGGCAGGTGCCCGGTCGGCACACGCGGGTGACGGGACTCGACAAGCTCGACAAGCTGGTCCGCGTGGACCAGTCACCGATCGGGCGGACGCCCCGCTCGAACCCGGCCACCTACACCGGCGTGTTCGACAAGATCCGCACCCTGTTCGCGGCCACCACCGAGGCCAAGGTGCGTGGCTATCAACCGGGTCGGTTCTCGTTCAACGTCAAGGGCGGTCGCTGCGAGGCCTGCTCCGGTGACGGCACCATCAAGATCGAGATGAACTTCCTGCCCGACGTGTACGTGCCGTGCGAGGTGTGCCAGGGCGCCCGGTACAACCGCGAGACGCTCGAGGTGCACTACAAGGGCAAGACCATCGCCGAGGTCCTCGACATGTCGATCGAAGAGGCGACGGAGTTCTTCGAACCCATCACCTCGATCCACCGGTACCTCAAGACGCTCGTCGACGTCGGCCTGGGATACGTCCGGCTCGGCCAGCCTGCGCCCACCCTGTCCGGCGGGGAGGCGCAGCGCGTCAAGCTGGCCTCCGAGCTGCAGAAGCGGTCGACGGGCCGCACGGTGTACATCCTCGACGAGCCGACCACCGGCCTGCACTTCGAGGACATCCGTAAACTGCTCAAAGTGATCAACGGCCTTGTGGACAAAGGCAATACGGTGATCGTCATCGAGCACAACCTCGACGTGATCAAGACGTCGGACTGGATCGTGGACATGGGTCCCGAAGGCGGCGCCGGCGGCGGCACCCTGGTCGCGTCTGGAACACCGGAGGACGTCGCCACCAATCCCGACAGCTACACCGGCCACTTCCTCGCGGAGTGTCTGGGCATCCCACGGCCGAAACCGCAGACCCGCAACCGCCGCAAGGCCAAGGTCAGCGCCTGA
- a CDS encoding MBL fold metallo-hydrolase, with product MTVVDDNYTGHVEPQTAARRTLPGASIVKVSVGQMDNNAYLITCSRTGETLLIDAANDAEILLELIERYAPKLSLIVTSHQHWDHVQALEQVAKATGAPTAAHRLDAEALPVKPARILAHGDTVEIGDLKFDVIHLQGHTPGSVALALVGADDATHLFTGDCLFPGGVGKTWEDGAFDQLLGDVTRRVFDVYGDSTVVYPGHGDDTTLGTERPHLGEWRERGW from the coding sequence ATGACCGTCGTCGACGACAACTACACCGGCCATGTGGAGCCCCAGACAGCGGCTCGGCGCACGCTTCCGGGCGCCTCGATCGTCAAGGTCTCTGTGGGCCAGATGGACAACAACGCCTACCTGATCACATGTTCCCGGACGGGCGAGACGCTGCTCATCGACGCCGCCAACGATGCGGAGATCCTGCTTGAGCTGATCGAGCGGTATGCGCCGAAGCTGTCGCTGATCGTCACCAGTCACCAACACTGGGATCACGTGCAGGCGCTCGAGCAGGTGGCCAAGGCCACCGGGGCGCCGACGGCCGCCCACCGGCTCGATGCCGAAGCGTTGCCCGTCAAGCCGGCCCGGATCCTGGCTCACGGCGACACCGTCGAGATCGGCGACTTGAAGTTCGACGTCATCCATCTGCAGGGCCACACCCCTGGCTCGGTGGCGCTGGCGCTCGTCGGCGCCGACGACGCGACCCACCTGTTCACCGGGGACTGTCTGTTTCCCGGCGGCGTCGGAAAGACTTGGGAGGACGGCGCCTTCGACCAGTTGCTCGGCGACGTGACCCGGCGGGTGTTCGACGTCTACGGCGATTCCACGGTGGTCTATCCGGGCCACGGCGACGACACCACCCTCGGGACCGAGCGCCCGCACCTCGGGGAGTGGCGCGAGCGCGGCTGGTAG
- a CDS encoding PIN domain-containing protein, translating into MTALDTSVVIAAFAPWHEAHAAARRAVTPDALVPAHVVSETYAVLTRMPEPFRLDAAIVAEYLARQWGGRVIAPAAELYESLTATAATAGVMGGATYDALVGLTAHSYGQELLSLDLRAERTYRSLGIAYRLLAQ; encoded by the coding sequence GTGACCGCGCTCGATACGAGCGTCGTCATCGCAGCGTTCGCGCCCTGGCATGAGGCGCATGCGGCGGCTCGCCGTGCTGTCACTCCCGATGCGCTCGTTCCGGCACATGTGGTGTCGGAAACCTACGCAGTGCTCACGCGCATGCCCGAGCCGTTCCGGCTGGACGCCGCGATAGTGGCTGAGTACCTCGCCCGGCAGTGGGGCGGACGCGTTATCGCCCCGGCGGCCGAACTGTATGAATCACTCACGGCGACTGCCGCGACGGCCGGCGTGATGGGGGGCGCCACCTATGACGCCCTCGTCGGCCTCACGGCCCACAGCTACGGCCAGGAGTTGTTGTCGCTCGACCTGCGGGCCGAACGCACTTATAGATCCTTGGGAATCGCTTACCGGCTGCTCGCCCAGTAG
- a CDS encoding fructose bisphosphate aldolase: MNTDQLKKAQSGAGFIAALDQSGGSTPKALKLYGISEDSYSGDEQMFDLVHEMRTRIITSPAFDGDRIVGAILFEMTMDRDIEGRPTADYLWNVKNIVPFLKIDKGLAEEKDGAQTMKPMPGLDDLLDRAVAKGIFGTKERSVIKLPGAGLDAVVAQQFEVARQVLAKGLVPIIEPEVDINSPKKAEAEDQLKAALLDGVNNLGDHKVMLKLTLPDTDNLYKDLVDHPNVLRVVALSGGYSRDVANEKLSRNTGVIASFSRALTEGLTAQQSDEEFNSTLDQAIASIAKASST, translated from the coding sequence ATGAACACCGATCAGTTGAAGAAGGCGCAGAGCGGCGCCGGGTTCATCGCGGCACTCGATCAGAGCGGCGGCAGCACGCCCAAGGCGCTGAAGCTGTACGGCATTTCCGAGGACAGCTACTCCGGTGACGAGCAGATGTTCGACCTGGTGCACGAGATGCGCACCCGCATCATCACCAGCCCCGCGTTCGACGGCGACCGCATCGTGGGCGCGATTTTGTTCGAGATGACGATGGACCGCGACATCGAGGGGCGTCCGACCGCCGACTACCTGTGGAACGTCAAGAACATCGTGCCGTTTCTCAAGATCGACAAGGGTCTCGCCGAGGAGAAGGACGGCGCCCAGACGATGAAGCCGATGCCGGGTCTCGACGACCTGCTCGACCGCGCCGTCGCCAAGGGCATCTTCGGCACCAAGGAGCGTTCGGTCATCAAGCTGCCGGGCGCCGGCCTGGACGCCGTCGTGGCGCAGCAGTTCGAAGTGGCGCGACAGGTGCTGGCGAAGGGCCTGGTGCCGATCATCGAACCCGAGGTCGACATCAACAGCCCGAAGAAGGCCGAGGCCGAGGACCAGCTCAAGGCCGCCCTTCTCGACGGCGTCAACAACCTGGGTGATCACAAGGTCATGCTGAAGCTGACGCTGCCCGACACCGACAACCTGTACAAGGACCTGGTCGACCATCCGAATGTGCTTCGGGTGGTGGCGCTGTCGGGCGGCTACAGCCGGGACGTCGCCAACGAGAAGCTGTCGCGCAACACCGGTGTCATCGCGAGCTTCTCGCGCGCGCTGACCGAGGGCCTCACCGCCCAGCAGAGCGATGAGGAGTTCAACTCGACCCTCGATCAGGCGATCGCGAGCATCGCCAAAGCGTCGAGCACCTGA
- a CDS encoding universal stress protein has product MSAYQTVLVGTDGSDSSLRAVEKAGHIAGGDAKLIVATAYFPQSEDSRAADVLKDEGYKMAGNAPIYAILREAKERAQQAGATNVEEKAIVGAPVDALVELAEEVKADLLVVGNVGLSTIAGRLLGSVPANVARRAKTDVLIVHTTP; this is encoded by the coding sequence ATGAGCGCCTATCAGACCGTCTTGGTTGGCACGGACGGATCGGACTCGTCGCTGCGCGCGGTGGAGAAGGCCGGCCATATCGCCGGAGGCGATGCCAAGCTGATCGTCGCTACGGCGTACTTCCCCCAGTCCGAAGATTCGCGGGCCGCCGACGTGCTCAAGGACGAGGGCTACAAGATGGCCGGCAATGCGCCCATCTACGCGATCCTGCGTGAGGCGAAGGAGCGTGCGCAGCAGGCGGGTGCCACGAACGTGGAGGAGAAGGCCATCGTCGGCGCACCCGTCGACGCGCTGGTCGAACTGGCCGAGGAGGTCAAGGCCGACCTTCTGGTCGTCGGTAACGTCGGGCTGTCCACCATCGCCGGCAGGCTGCTCGGGTCCGTGCCGGCCAACGTCGCGCGCCGGGCCAAGACCGACGTGCTGATCGTGCACACCACGCCGTAA
- a CDS encoding glycosyltransferase family 39 protein, protein MDLSLEPQQLTRLDRSGSVRAGRFDAAAVAVFAIAVSAAGAARPSLWFDEAATISASTRSVPQLWGLLHNIDAVHGLYYLLMHGWYMVFGVSEFYSRLSSCLAVGAAATGVVVLARRFTGRTTAISAGIVFAILPRITWAGIETRSYALTAAAAVWVTLLLIVTVRRNSRWLWVCYGLALVGSSLLNVFVVLLVLGHAVALTAVAARRAAVHRWIVTVAVSIAAVTPFLAFSRTQIAQVRWISPLGWHTVAEVVLEQYFDHSVAFAVAAGLLLAVPLAVRRFRPADAGVRSLVLISGAWIVLPTAALLLYSAWLEPVYYPRYLSFTCPAMALLLAVAVTAVARTRGAAAAVLTVLAVAATPNYLLEQRGPYAKEGMDFSQVADVLTAHASPGDCLVLDNTTNWAPGPIRPLTAARPDAYAKLVDPGRGQRAADRNRLWDAHLGIWGVADGLRRCTVLWTVSQRDTTVADRESGSALDPGPRLRRAPAYRVPQAMGFRIVERWQFSFAQVVKSTR, encoded by the coding sequence GTGGATCTCTCGCTGGAACCGCAACAGCTCACGCGACTCGACCGCTCGGGATCGGTTCGGGCGGGCCGGTTCGACGCCGCAGCGGTCGCCGTATTCGCGATCGCGGTGTCCGCGGCCGGCGCCGCACGGCCGTCGCTGTGGTTCGACGAAGCCGCTACCATCTCCGCCTCGACACGGTCGGTCCCCCAACTGTGGGGCCTGCTGCACAACATCGACGCGGTACACGGCCTGTACTACCTGCTCATGCACGGGTGGTACATGGTGTTCGGAGTCAGCGAGTTCTACTCTCGGCTGTCGAGTTGCCTGGCGGTCGGCGCGGCCGCGACCGGTGTCGTCGTCCTGGCACGTCGCTTCACGGGCCGAACGACCGCCATATCCGCCGGCATCGTGTTCGCGATCCTGCCTCGCATCACATGGGCCGGTATCGAGACCCGGTCCTATGCGCTGACCGCCGCTGCCGCCGTCTGGGTGACGCTGCTGCTGATCGTCACCGTCCGGCGCAACTCGAGGTGGCTGTGGGTGTGCTACGGCCTGGCCCTGGTGGGGTCGTCGCTGCTGAATGTCTTCGTCGTGCTGCTGGTGCTCGGGCACGCCGTGGCACTGACGGCAGTTGCGGCCCGCCGTGCGGCGGTGCACCGGTGGATCGTCACGGTCGCGGTGTCGATCGCCGCCGTGACGCCGTTCCTGGCGTTCAGCAGGACGCAGATCGCCCAGGTCCGGTGGATCTCGCCGTTGGGCTGGCACACCGTCGCGGAGGTGGTGCTGGAGCAGTATTTCGACCACAGCGTGGCATTCGCCGTCGCGGCGGGGTTGCTGCTGGCTGTGCCCCTTGCGGTGCGACGCTTCCGGCCGGCGGATGCCGGCGTGCGGTCCCTGGTGCTGATCAGCGGTGCGTGGATCGTGCTCCCGACGGCGGCGCTGCTGCTCTACTCGGCATGGCTCGAGCCCGTGTACTACCCGCGCTACCTCAGCTTCACCTGCCCTGCGATGGCGCTGCTGCTGGCGGTCGCTGTCACGGCTGTCGCCAGGACGCGGGGAGCCGCCGCGGCGGTGCTCACCGTGTTGGCGGTGGCTGCGACCCCGAACTACCTACTTGAACAGCGGGGTCCGTACGCCAAGGAGGGCATGGACTTCAGTCAGGTAGCCGACGTTCTCACCGCGCATGCTTCACCCGGCGACTGCCTGGTGCTCGACAACACCACCAACTGGGCGCCCGGGCCGATCCGTCCGCTGACCGCCGCGCGTCCGGACGCGTACGCCAAGCTCGTAGATCCCGGTCGCGGCCAACGCGCTGCGGACCGAAATCGCTTGTGGGACGCGCATCTTGGCATCTGGGGTGTGGCCGACGGGCTGCGGCGCTGCACGGTGCTGTGGACGGTTTCGCAACGCGACACCACTGTCGCGGACCGAGAGAGCGGATCAGCGCTGGATCCGGGGCCGCGTCTTCGCCGCGCGCCTGCCTATCGGGTGCCGCAGGCGATGGGCTTCCGTATCGTCGAGCGTTGGCAGTTCAGCTTCGCCCAAGTGGTCAAGTCGACGCGGTAG
- a CDS encoding UdgX family uracil-DNA binding protein (This protein belongs to the uracil DNA glycosylase superfamily, members of which act in excision repair of DNA. However, it belongs more specifically to UdgX branch, whose founding member was found to bind uracil in DNA (where it does not belong), without cleaving it, appears to promote DNA repair by a pathway involving RecA, rather than base excision.), whose amino-acid sequence MPSRSARTAAEFLPDTRDLDGLADAASGCKGCDLYLDATQTVFGSGSAGAEMMLVGEQPGDQEDKAGAPFVGPAGKLLDKALVQAGIEREQVYVTNAVKHFKFTLPERGKRRIHKTPGRTEVVACRPWLLAELDAVRPDVLVLMGATAAQSLLGSTFRLTAHRGEALRLPPLEGIDIAPGVAVTVHPSSVLRGPPEDRQQAFDALVSDLRFAAGLRAYPR is encoded by the coding sequence ATGCCCTCACGGTCGGCTCGGACCGCCGCGGAGTTTCTTCCCGACACCCGCGACCTCGACGGCCTTGCCGACGCCGCCTCCGGTTGCAAGGGTTGCGATCTCTACCTCGACGCGACACAGACGGTGTTCGGCAGCGGCTCGGCGGGTGCGGAGATGATGCTGGTCGGCGAACAGCCCGGCGACCAGGAGGACAAGGCGGGCGCGCCGTTCGTCGGGCCCGCGGGCAAGCTGCTGGACAAGGCATTGGTGCAGGCCGGCATCGAACGCGAGCAGGTCTATGTGACCAACGCGGTCAAGCATTTCAAGTTCACATTGCCCGAGCGCGGTAAGCGCCGCATCCACAAGACGCCCGGTCGCACCGAGGTGGTGGCATGCCGGCCCTGGCTGCTCGCGGAATTGGACGCGGTCAGACCCGATGTGCTGGTCCTGATGGGCGCAACCGCAGCACAGTCGTTGCTGGGCAGCACATTTCGGCTGACGGCGCACCGCGGCGAGGCGCTGCGACTGCCGCCGCTGGAAGGAATCGACATCGCGCCGGGCGTGGCGGTCACGGTCCATCCGTCGTCGGTGCTGCGCGGCCCGCCGGAGGATCGCCAGCAGGCCTTTGACGCACTGGTATCGGATCTGCGGTTCGCCGCCGGCCTGCGTGCGTATCCGAGATGA
- a CDS encoding MFS transporter — translation MTDAATTTTVGRWRELLGPKYLGVSTVLAGGVALYATNEFLTISLMPSAVADIGGHRWYAWVTTVYLVASVMAATTVHSTLMRFGPRLSYLLALSVFGVGSVACAVSPTMEALLVGRTVQGLAGGLLAGLGYAVINAALPEWLWTKASALVSAMWGVGTLLGPAAGGLFSQYASWRWAFGALAILTAAIGMLVPVAMPARRSAGIDVPRTPVPLWSLMLLGVAALAVSAAGVPRDARATVALLGLGALLVATFLVVDRRQPAAVLPPSIFGRGPVKWIYLTLGVLMAATMADMYVPLFGQRLAQLTPVAAGFLGAGLALGWTVGEIGSASMGNPRAISRTVAIAPAVMATGLALAAATMRDDAPPVLIAVWAVALITTGAGVGIAWPHLSAWAMSRVDDPAEGPTAAAAINTVQLISGAFGAGLAGVVVNMTDTGGATPARWLLASFAVLAAFGLLASTRSGRRRAIISDTHAGRRRTADPIPVRQRPAGDPPAGRAAPTTDGP, via the coding sequence GTGACCGACGCCGCGACGACCACCACCGTCGGCCGCTGGCGCGAACTGCTGGGACCGAAATATCTGGGCGTGAGCACTGTTCTCGCTGGCGGAGTCGCGCTGTACGCCACCAACGAGTTCCTCACCATCAGCCTGATGCCCAGCGCGGTGGCCGACATCGGCGGTCACCGGTGGTACGCCTGGGTGACCACGGTGTACCTGGTGGCTTCGGTGATGGCGGCGACCACGGTGCACTCGACATTGATGCGCTTCGGCCCGCGGCTGTCGTATCTGTTGGCGCTCAGTGTGTTCGGCGTGGGAAGCGTGGCCTGCGCGGTGTCGCCTACCATGGAGGCCCTGCTTGTCGGGCGCACGGTGCAGGGGCTCGCCGGTGGACTGTTGGCCGGGCTCGGCTACGCGGTGATCAATGCGGCGTTGCCCGAGTGGTTGTGGACCAAGGCCTCGGCGCTGGTGTCGGCGATGTGGGGTGTCGGAACGCTGCTCGGTCCGGCTGCCGGCGGCCTGTTCTCCCAATATGCTTCATGGCGCTGGGCATTCGGCGCACTGGCAATCCTGACGGCGGCGATCGGCATGCTGGTGCCCGTGGCCATGCCCGCGCGGCGCAGCGCCGGCATCGATGTCCCACGGACGCCGGTCCCCCTGTGGTCGTTGATGCTGTTGGGTGTCGCGGCGCTGGCGGTCAGCGCGGCGGGCGTGCCGCGTGATGCGCGAGCCACCGTCGCGCTGCTCGGCCTCGGCGCCCTACTGGTGGCGACGTTTCTGGTCGTCGACAGGCGCCAACCCGCGGCAGTATTGCCGCCCAGCATCTTTGGGCGCGGCCCGGTGAAGTGGATCTACCTGACGCTCGGCGTGCTGATGGCGGCGACAATGGCGGATATGTACGTACCGCTGTTCGGCCAGCGGTTGGCGCAGCTCACGCCTGTGGCGGCAGGCTTTCTGGGTGCGGGTCTGGCGCTCGGCTGGACGGTCGGTGAGATCGGCAGCGCCTCGATGGGCAACCCGCGGGCGATCAGTCGGACGGTCGCGATCGCTCCGGCGGTGATGGCCACGGGTCTCGCGCTGGCGGCGGCCACCATGCGTGACGATGCGCCGCCTGTCCTGATCGCCGTCTGGGCGGTGGCGCTGATCACGACCGGCGCCGGGGTCGGGATTGCCTGGCCGCACCTGTCGGCGTGGGCGATGAGCCGCGTGGACGACCCGGCCGAAGGGCCCACCGCGGCCGCCGCGATCAACACCGTGCAACTGATCTCCGGTGCGTTCGGCGCCGGCCTGGCCGGCGTTGTGGTGAACATGACCGACACCGGCGGTGCCACGCCTGCGCGGTGGCTGCTGGCGTCGTTCGCCGTGCTGGCCGCGTTCGGTCTTCTGGCGTCGACCCGAAGCGGTCGGCGCCGGGCGATCATCTCGGATACGCACGCAGGCCGGCGGCGAACCGCAGATCCGATACCAGTGCGTCAAAGGCCTGCTGGCGATCCTCCGGCGGGCCGCGCAGCACCGACGACGGATGGACCGTGA
- a CDS encoding sigma 54 modulation/S30EA ribosomal C-terminal domain-containing protein — MASPVNVDVTTRGNLPGADEYARTKIEDLRRLLHRPLLHAHVKLTRHGDPALERPVIAQANLDMDGRLVRAEAEGETARDAIDRLVERLRRRLRRAADHWEARRDGRSIRVTQDADTESTDRPARLTVAPEDRRIVRHKSFTLAPCTVDEAAVEMELLDYEFHLFTEERTGMASVLYKGGPTDYRLAQVQPTSDEELAPFELPLTISPHPPPCITVEEAADRMGLLGLPFMFFIEAAEGRAAVLYHRYDGNYGMITPAG, encoded by the coding sequence ATGGCGTCTCCAGTCAATGTCGACGTGACGACACGCGGTAACCTTCCGGGCGCCGACGAGTACGCGCGGACCAAGATCGAGGACCTGCGTCGACTCCTGCATCGACCGTTGTTGCATGCCCACGTCAAGCTGACCAGACACGGCGATCCAGCCCTGGAACGTCCGGTGATCGCACAAGCCAATCTCGACATGGACGGCCGGCTGGTGCGGGCCGAGGCCGAGGGCGAGACGGCGCGTGACGCGATCGACCGGCTGGTGGAACGATTGCGGCGTAGGCTGCGGCGCGCCGCCGACCATTGGGAGGCACGACGCGACGGGCGATCGATACGTGTTACGCAGGACGCCGACACCGAGTCGACTGACCGGCCGGCCCGCCTGACCGTGGCGCCCGAAGATCGCCGAATCGTGCGGCACAAGTCGTTCACTCTCGCGCCGTGCACCGTGGACGAGGCCGCGGTCGAGATGGAGTTGCTCGACTACGAATTCCACCTCTTCACCGAGGAACGCACCGGCATGGCGAGCGTCCTCTACAAGGGCGGTCCGACCGATTACCGGCTGGCACAAGTTCAACCGACCTCGGACGAAGAGTTGGCGCCCTTCGAGTTGCCGCTGACCATCAGCCCCCACCCGCCACCGTGCATCACCGTCGAGGAGGCCGCAGACCGGATGGGTCTGCTCGGGCTGCCGTTCATGTTCTTCATCGAAGCTGCGGAAGGTCGTGCTGCTGTGCTCTATCACCGCTACGACGGCAATTACGGGATGATCACGCCCGCCGGCTAG